From Vigna unguiculata cultivar IT97K-499-35 chromosome 5, ASM411807v1, whole genome shotgun sequence, the proteins below share one genomic window:
- the LOC114186241 gene encoding spastin, with protein sequence MSFLQGIIDSFNSIFVPDNNHNTANSPSLSSSSSSTDPMEAPPPPSVSNERVAYKLKGYFDLATQEIAKAVRAEEWGLADDALLHYRNAQSILVEANSTPVPSYITSSELQKVQSYREKISKWQSQVSERLQTLGRRAGSSSANQSTAAVPIKPVGTRKNVLQKPPLRTGQVNKVGSPKSSQASGANFDTKLVEMINTAIVDRSPSIRWEDVAGLEKAKQSLMEMVILPTKRRDLFTGLRRPARGLLLFGPPGNGKTMLAKAVASESQATFFNVTAASLTSKWVGEGEKLVRTLFMVAISRQPSVIFIDEIDSIMSTRLANENDASRRLKSEFLIQFDGVTSNPDDIVIVIGATNKPQELDDAVLRRLVKRIYVPLPDENVRKLLLKHKLKGQAFSLPSRDLERLVKETEGYSGSDLQALCEEAAMMPIRELGADILTVKANQVRGLRYEDFKKAMAVIRPSLIKSKWEELERWNEEFGSN encoded by the exons ATGAGTTTCTTGCAGGGAATTATTGATTCCTTTAACTCCATCTTCGTGCCAGATAACAATCACAACACCGCAaattctccttctctttcttcttcttcttcttcaacggATCCAATGGaagctcctcctcctccttCCGTTTCGAACGAGCGCGTCGCTTACAAGCTCAAAGGCTACTTCGATTTGGCGACGCAGGAGATCGCGAAGGCCGTTAGGGCTGAGGAATGGGGTTTGGCCGACGACGCGCTTCTTCACTACAGGAACGCACAATCGATCCTCGTCGAAGCTAATTCAACTCCAGTTCCTTCCTACATCACCTCCAG TGAACTGCAGAAGGTGCAGTCATATCGTGAGAAGATATCCAAATGGCAGAGTCAAGTTTCTGAGAGATTGCAGACTCTCGGTAGACGAGCTGGTAGCTCATCAGCCAATCAG AGCACTGCTGCAGTACCGATTAAGCCAGTGGGTACTAGAAAAAACGTGTTACAAAAGCCCCCTCTAAGAACAGGTCAGGTGAATAAAGTTGGAAGCCCAAAATCGAGTCAAGCATCTGGTGCGAATTTTGATACCAAACTAGTTGAAATGATTAACACTGCCATAGTAGATAGAAGTCCATCTATTAGATGGGAAGATGTTG CCGGGCTCGAAAAGGCAAAGCAATCTTTAATGGAGATGGTTATTTTGCCAACTAAGAGAAGAGACTTGTTTACGGGTCTTCGAAGGCCAGCCAGAG GTTTGCTACTCTTTGGTCCACCTGGTAATGGAAAAACCATGCTTGCCAAAGCAGTGGCGTCAGAATCACAAGCAACATTTTTTAATGTCACGGCAGCTTCCTTGACATCAAAATGG GTGGGTGAAGGTGAAAAGCTTGTCCGGACACTATTCATGGTAGCTATATCAAGACAGCCATCTGTAATTTTCATTGATGAG ATTGATAGTATAATGTCAACAAGGTTGGCCAATGAGAATGATGCCAGCAGACGATTAAAATCTGAATTTCTTATCCAGTTTGATGGGGTGACCTCCAATCCTGATGATATTGTGATTGTAATTG GTGCGACAAATAAGCCACAAGAATTGGATGATGCAGTTCTTAGGAGACTG GTAAAGAGAATATACGTACCTTTACCAGATGAAAATGTTCGAAAGCTTCTGTTAAAACACAAGCTCAAGGGTCAAGCATTCTCCTTACCTA GTAGAGATCTAGAGAGGCTTGTAAAAGAGACAGAAG GATATTCCGGTAGTGATCTGCAAGCCTTGTGTGAAGAAGCTGCAATGATGCCAATTAGAGAGTTGGGTGCTGACATTCTTACTGTTAAGGCTAATCAG GTAAGAGGACTGAGGTACGAGGATTTTAAGAAGGCAATGGCTGTAATTAGACCAAGCTTAATCAAAAGCAAGTGGGAAGAGCTTGAGCGGTGGAATGAGGAATTTGGCTCTAATTGA
- the LOC114183561 gene encoding uncharacterized protein LOC114183561: MEVLYSKLYDKYTKLKSKKLSDLDHLNKEQEVKFVNYLSAAEELIEHLKSEKEELLGQVNELRTELASLRAAKDKEITNCQMLLMEEREKNEALSEEVEKFLKLHQERTSDLNNEKANSNNRSSIRMTRKRKRQNALEKEARFISFENEVNSVETCKETASGKLLERCTKANDHQSGIDLQESGHDNWLIHVLFEYALGMKLSIIDQSGQMCLSALHQSSGYSFSISCISKSPSNEDAELLYHVISLGTFERVAPEWMREDIMFSPSMCPIFFERVSRVTKLNH, from the exons ATGGAGGTTCTGTATTCGAAGCTCTACGACAAGTACACCAAACTCAAG TCCAAGAAACTCTCAGATTTGGATCACCTAAACAAAGAGCAAGAAGTTAAATTCGTGAATTACTTGTCCG CTGCGGAAGAGTTGATTGAGCACTTGAAGAGCGAAAAGGAAGAGCTTCTTGGACAAGTCAATGAGTTGAGAACTGAATTGGCTTCACTTAG GGCAGCGAAGGATAAAGAGATTACAAATTGTCAGATGCTTTTGATggaggaaagagagaaaa ATGAAGCTCTTTCTGAAGAAGTGGAAAAGTTTCTAAAGCTTCACCAGGAGAGAACATCTGATTTAAATAATGAGAAGGCTAACTCCAACAACCGCTCATCTATAAGAATGACAAGAAAACGGAAAAGGCAGAATGCTTTGGAGAAAGAAGCAAGGtttatatcttttgaaaatGAAGTTAATTCTGTGGAGACTTGCAAAGAGACTGCTTCTGGTAAG CTGCTGGAGCGTTGTACCAAGGCTAATGATCATCAATCAG GCATTGATTTACAGGAAAGTGGACATGATAACTGGCTCATTCATGTTCTTTTTGAGTATGCACTGGGCATGAAACTATCCATTATTGATCAATCTGGACAAATGTGCCTTTCTGCGCTGCATCAATCGAGTG GTTACTCTTTCAGCATATCATGCATTAGCAAATCACCTAGTAATGAGGACGCAGAGCTGCTGTACCATGTCATATCTCTAGGCACATTTGAAAGAGTGGCACCAGAATGGATGAGGGAGGACATCATGTTCAGCCCCAGCATGTGCCCCATCTTCTTCGAAAGGGTATCTCGTGTTACTAAGTTGAACCATTAA
- the LOC114185767 gene encoding polyphenol oxidase I, chloroplastic-like, with amino-acid sequence MNTPSKLLPLFLALLLFLIPLTFILNTSTQTYKPFHGLTATTSNHRHKNIDHSFSVSKAISLNITHCFPAELPSNPITDNHCCPSKPSFSNLIDFKDFASPNATLRVRKPFHMLDEQYIAKFEKGIALMKALPQDDPRSFIQQAKVHCAYCNGAYHLEPPFQDTKFDIHVSWFFFPFHRWYMYFFERILGNLIGDPHFALPFWNWDSAEGMQMPSCFTDHNSSLYNQLRHQKHLPPHVVDLNYHLEDSYVPSQQQVSYNLATMYKQMVLASTTELFMGSPFRLGDNNPHPGMGSVEVAPHNTLHSWIGGADTPHHEDMGTFYTAARDPIFYVHHANMDRMWAIWKTLGEGRRDYSDEDWLDSEFYFYDENADFVRVKVRDCVDTKKLGYVYQDVDLPWLRTPPTSRKSKLLRQRKKDEVLSWKPIKFPLVLDSVTSVIVKRPKKKRSREEREKEEEVLVMEGIEFGSDKYVKFDVHVDDDEERLSNPDETEFVGSFVNVAHGHGHNITTTFKVAISKVLENLEVAEDDDVLVTLVPRVGQGDLILGNIKIEFFPRELKD; translated from the coding sequence ATGAACACTCCTTCCAAGCTTCTACCTTTATTCTTGGCCCTTCTTCTCTTCCTCATTCCCTTAACATTCATTCTCAACACTTCCACACAAACGTATAAACCCTTTCATGGCCTCACCGCCACAACTTCCAACCATAGACACAAAAACATTGACCACTCATTCTCCGTTTCTAAAGCAATATCTCTTAATATAACTCACTGTTTTCCTGCTGAGTTACCTTCTAATCCAATAACAGACAACCATTGTTGTCCATCTAAACCATCTTTCTCCAATCTCATAGATTTCAAAGATTTTGCTTCTCCCAATGCCACACTGCGAGTCAGGAAACCATTTCACATGCTTGATGAACAATACATAGCTAAATTTGAAAAGGGCATTGCACTCATGAAAGCCCTCCCTCAAGATGACCCACGTAGCTTTATTCAACAAGCTAAGGTTCACTGCGCCTATTGCAACGGGGCTTATCACCTTGAGCCCCCTTTTCAAGACACAAAATTCGACATTCATGTGTCATGGTTTTTCTTTCCATTCCATCGTTGGTACATGTACTTCTTTGAACGAATTTTAGGGAACTTAATCGGTGACCCTCACTTTGCTTTACCATTCTGGAATTGGGATTCTGCAGAGGGCATGCAAATGCCATCTTGTTTCACAGACCATAACTCCTCACTTTACAACCAACTCCGACACCAGAAACACTTGCCACCCCACGTCGTTGACCTCAACTATCATCTTGAAGACAGCTACGTCCCTTCTCAGCAACAAGTTTCGTATAATTTAGCCACCATGTACAAGCAAATGGTGCTTGCAAGCACCACAGAATTGTTCATGGGAAGCCCTTTTCGGCTAGGGGATAATAACCCTCATCCTGGTATGGGTTCTGTGGAGGTTGCTCCACATAACACTCTTCATTCATGGATTGGTGGGGCTGATACTCCGCACCATGAGGACATGGGCACGTTCTACACAGCTGCTAGAGACCCCATTTTCTATGTTCATCACGCGAACATGGATCGAATGTGGGCGATATGGAAAACACTGGGAGAAGGAAGAAGGGACTATAGTGACGAAGATTGGTTAGATTCCGAGTTTTACTTCTACGATGAGAATGCTGATTTTGTTCGTGTTAAGGTAAGAGATTGCGTTGATACTAAAAAGTTGGGGTACGTGTACCAAGATGTTGATCTTCCATGGTTACGTACGCCACCCACATCACGAAAAAGTAAGCTCCTGAGACAAAGGAAGAAGGATGAGGTTTTGAGTTGGAAGCCGATAAAGTTTCCTTTGGTTTTGGATTCCGTAACGAGTGTCATTGTTAAGAGGCCGAAGAAAAAAAGGAGCagggaagagagagaaaaagaggaaGAGGTTTTAGTGATGGAAGGGATTGAGTTTGGAAGTGATAAGTATGTTAAGTTTGATGTTCatgttgatgatgatgaagagaGGTTGAGTAATCCAGATGAGACAGAATTTGTGGGAAGTTTTGTGAATGTGGCGCATGGACATGGCCATAACATCACCACTACCTTTAAAGTTGCCATATCCAAAGTTCTGGAGAATTTAGAAGTTGCAGAAGACGATGATGTGCTCGTTACTTTGGTACCTCGCGTGGGACAAGGAGACCTAATCCTGGGAAACATCAAAATTGAGTTTTTTCCAAGAGAGCTCAaggattaa